The following proteins come from a genomic window of Candidatus Leptovillus gracilis:
- a CDS encoding glycosyltransferase family 39 protein: MKLEPLHHIRTLWQHPQAWRWLMVGILLLSFALRLHRVGDRALWWDEGWSIWVARQSLAAIVYQTGHDVHPPLYFGLLHLWRAASGDSEFALRSLSVVFGSLTIAAVYLLGRSVGGWRVGLLAALFLATSRFHIVWSQEIRMYALAGFLAALGTWAARRVWERGKLADYVLYSGCMTAGLLTLYLFFPIPLAINLAWLWVLWRARQRRKTLWAWGAAQLVILLIVGAWLVYALPGFLSTSSATPIAVADFLKIYWTVLVTGIPLNVELYARLTLPVLAVFGTAVFTLVHHARHDGRMGRWRMARDVTLFLSGLLIPLGVVVYVTLPKVGAYAPPFDPRYLVIFTGYYVILLAWGLGRLGSGRRWPLAAALGAAVVGVSLVGMRGYYDGRIRLDDYKSLAATLRAYAHENDAVILYSDPDWPIFAYHYPGAWAGLPHLWQMTPETAVNYLAPIWQDSEGVWLAITPYGGVTDPQGYVPAWLAEQAVAVSEYNFGDKALRFYARTPERAETARVVAAGAAPQFETFAVVKTAMHFIGYDLPSGTYRSGDTIRMGFYFYRDWRVADESHTMEIGLIDRTGRSWADGLTRLTPDDATSETGLIRKEALFTLPLEMPSGHYSFYMLNCGGDMERFAHITIQQRNLGFVDPADVTISHPLDAPFANGISLVGYDVETTTAVPGGAVDLTLYWQTDQPITGQYKVFTHLLGDVYNAETGNFLWGQQDNEPVNGRRPTSTWRPDEVIVDKYAIPVAAHTPAGVYTLEVGLYNPITGERLLLVDEVGTAVADHVVLQTAVTITLPE; encoded by the coding sequence ATGAAACTGGAGCCGCTCCACCACATTCGCACACTCTGGCAGCATCCGCAAGCCTGGCGCTGGCTGATGGTGGGTATTCTGTTGTTATCCTTTGCCCTGCGCCTGCATCGCGTCGGCGACCGCGCTCTGTGGTGGGACGAAGGCTGGTCAATATGGGTTGCCCGCCAATCTCTGGCCGCTATTGTTTACCAGACCGGCCACGATGTGCATCCGCCGCTTTACTTCGGGCTGCTGCACTTGTGGCGCGCCGCCAGCGGCGACAGTGAATTTGCGCTGCGGTCGCTGTCAGTCGTTTTCGGCAGCCTGACGATTGCCGCCGTTTACCTGTTGGGGCGGTCGGTGGGCGGCTGGCGGGTGGGTTTGCTGGCGGCGCTGTTCCTGGCGACCAGCCGTTTCCACATTGTCTGGTCGCAGGAGATACGGATGTATGCCCTGGCCGGGTTCCTGGCGGCGCTGGGCACGTGGGCGGCGCGGCGCGTCTGGGAACGCGGCAAGCTGGCCGATTATGTGTTGTACAGCGGCTGCATGACGGCCGGACTGCTGACTCTCTACCTCTTTTTCCCGATCCCGCTGGCGATTAACCTGGCCTGGTTGTGGGTGCTGTGGCGCGCGCGCCAGCGACGCAAAACCTTGTGGGCCTGGGGCGCGGCGCAGTTGGTGATTTTGCTCATTGTGGGGGCATGGCTGGTTTATGCCCTGCCCGGTTTCCTCAGCACATCGTCGGCAACGCCGATTGCTGTGGCGGACTTCCTGAAGATTTATTGGACGGTGTTGGTGACGGGTATTCCGTTGAATGTGGAGTTGTATGCCCGGCTGACGCTGCCGGTGCTGGCGGTGTTTGGCACGGCCGTTTTCACCCTCGTCCACCACGCCCGTCACGATGGGCGCATGGGGCGCTGGCGTATGGCCCGCGATGTGACACTGTTTCTCAGCGGGCTGCTCATTCCGCTGGGCGTCGTCGTTTATGTGACTCTGCCCAAGGTGGGGGCGTATGCGCCGCCGTTTGATCCACGCTATCTGGTTATTTTCACCGGCTATTACGTGATTTTGCTGGCCTGGGGATTGGGGCGGCTGGGCAGCGGCCGTCGCTGGCCGCTGGCTGCCGCTCTGGGCGCGGCGGTGGTGGGCGTGTCGCTGGTGGGGATGCGCGGCTATTACGACGGCCGTATCCGCCTGGACGATTACAAATCACTGGCCGCCACCTTGCGCGCTTACGCCCATGAAAACGACGCCGTCATCCTGTACAGCGACCCCGACTGGCCGATTTTTGCCTACCATTATCCCGGCGCGTGGGCCGGGCTGCCCCACCTGTGGCAGATGACCCCGGAAACGGCCGTCAACTACCTGGCGCCCATCTGGCAAGACAGTGAAGGCGTCTGGTTAGCCATCACCCCGTATGGCGGCGTGACCGACCCCCAGGGATATGTGCCGGCGTGGCTGGCAGAACAGGCGGTGGCCGTGTCTGAATACAATTTTGGTGACAAGGCGCTGCGCTTTTACGCCCGCACACCAGAGCGGGCCGAAACGGCGCGGGTTGTCGCTGCCGGCGCGGCGCCCCAATTCGAGACCTTTGCGGTAGTCAAGACAGCCATGCACTTCATCGGTTACGATCTGCCGTCTGGAACTTATCGCAGCGGCGACACCATCCGCATGGGTTTTTACTTTTACCGCGATTGGCGCGTGGCCGACGAGAGCCACACCATGGAAATTGGCCTGATTGACCGCACCGGCCGTTCCTGGGCCGATGGCCTGACGCGCCTGACGCCGGATGACGCCACCTCCGAAACCGGCCTGATTCGCAAAGAAGCGCTATTTACGCTGCCACTGGAAATGCCGTCGGGACATTATTCGTTTTATATGCTGAACTGCGGTGGGGATATGGAGCGGTTTGCCCACATCACTATACAACAGCGCAACCTGGGCTTTGTGGACCCGGCAGATGTGACGATTAGCCACCCCTTAGACGCGCCCTTTGCCAACGGCATCAGCCTGGTGGGTTATGATGTAGAAACGACAACGGCCGTGCCCGGCGGCGCAGTTGACCTGACATTGTATTGGCAAACCGACCAGCCCATCACCGGGCAGTACAAGGTCTTTACACATCTGTTGGGTGACGTGTACAACGCGGAAACAGGCAACTTTTTGTGGGGGCAGCAAGACAACGAGCCGGTGAACGGCCGTCGCCCCACCTCCACCTGGCGACCGGACGAAGTGATTGTAGACAAGTATGCCATCCCGGTGGCCGCCCACACACCGGCCGGCGTCTACACGTTAGAAGTGGGCTTATACAACCCGATAACCGGTGAACGGCTGCTGCTAGTGGATGAGGTGGGAACGGCCGTTGCCGACCATGTTGTTTTGCAAACGGCCGTCACCATCACGCTGCCGGAATAA